CCCAACGTACAGGCCGGGAAACGTGCATGAATAAATCTTTCTTAGTGAATGGGAAGTAGGAAGCAAATTTGTCCGAAACATCTTCAGTTGGATGGAAATGTCCGGCATCGATCGTCCATAAATGACCCCGTGAAACGGCATAGTTTTCATAAAACAAATGTGACCCTACAGTGTAAGATTCGATCCCAGGGGCACCGAATAATTTACCTTCAAAGGCATCTTGGGTATTTTTTTCATCATATGGTTTAGCTTCAATTTCATCCAAAGCAGCTAATAAACGTTCACGTGGTGTCCGCTTATCGATCGGGTTATCTTTAAAACCATCTGGGATCCAGAAATTGTTGTAGCAGGTTTGACCTAATTTTTCACCAATATAATTAGAAACTTCACGCGTTAATTTGCCGTGTTCGATCCAGTAATCACGAATTGCTTTATCTGGTGAAGCCACAGTCATATTATCTTTAACTTTCGGATGTGAGAAGAAAGTCCCGTTGTTGTCTAAACCAATGCCTTCCTTCTTCGCCCAATCGATCCAGTAATCAAAATCTTCTGGACGAATATCATTGAAATCTTTTTTCTTACCGTCTTTTGCAACCGCATAGATCATATGCAAAGCGACTCTATGTTTCCCAGGAATCAAACTTAATGCTTCATGCAAATCAGAAGTCAATTCATCTGGTGTCCGTGCAACGCCAGGATAGTTCCCAGTGACTGCGATCCCACCAGTTAATTCAGCTTCTGGATTCAAGAAGCCATGAATATCGTCGCCTTGCCAGCAATGTAACGATAATGGTACTTGTTCTAAGCGTTTCATTGCTGCGTCAGTATCAACACCAAGTTCTGCGTAACGTTCCTTTGCAACTTCATATGCTTTATCGATTGTTTCTGCTTTAACCATATCTAAAACACTCCTCATAATATGTTTTTATTTTAAAATTTATTACCCGATTAAACTCAGTAATGACTGATTGTTCAATCTAAATGAAATACTTCCTCAAGGTCGTCTGCCACCGGACTTTCATCCGGGTTAGTTTTCATAATTGGCTCCATATAATGCCACCATTTTTTACAAATATCGGTTTCAGCAATGGCGTTATACGTCGCAACATCAGGTACTTCAAGATACGCTAAAGTCTGACCATTAGCTCGATTAAGATAGATCGAATAATTAGTGGCTCCATGATCTTTCAATGCTTTTTGCATTTCTGGCCAAATTTCCGCATGGCGCTTAGCGTACTTGTCATAGGAATCTGGGTTGATATACATTACTTGAGCGATCCGTTTCATTGATTGCCATTCCTTTCTTAAGTAAGCCTTCATCAATTTATTTTTTAAAGATTAGAACCAAATTTATTTAACACTAGCTAAGAACGCTTGATATTTAGCTAAAACACCGCTATAGGCATCGTTTTGCGGTGTAAATGTCTTTAGATCAAAAGAATCAGCAATCAAATGACGACCAGCTACTACATCTTTGACCTCGCCGCTAGTAATCATTTGCACAATGATATTACCAATTGCGGTTGCCTCGCTCGGGCCGGCCACGACGGTTACATCAGCTAAATCAGCTGTCAGTTGATTCATTAAGGCAACGTTCGACCCACCACCCACAATATTAAGTGTCGTGATCGGACGACCAATAATTACACTAAGTTTATGCACGGAATCGGCGTAATACAGCGATAAATTATCGTAGATTGCCCGCGCCAATTCGCCCGGTGTTTTAGGGACAAACTGATTGGTTTCTGCTGCATAAGTCTGTAATTCTTGGATCATATTATCCGGATTTTGGAAACGTAAGTCATTGACATCGATAAAGAGCTTAAACGAAGTCTCTTTTTCGGCAAGCGCTGCCAATTCAGCAAATGAGTATTGATCATTTAATTCTTCCTTGACCTTTTGGATGATCCATAATCCCATAATATTTTTCAGGAAACGGTAAGTGCCATAAGCACCCCATTCATTGGTGTAATTCTCCCGAAAAGCAGCTAAACCGTTTTCTGGTGTATTTAACTCAGCACCAAGTAAGGACCACGTTCCAGAACTTAGAAAGGCCCAATTATCACCAAAACCAGGTGTTCCTACGACCGCACTAGCAGTATCATGAGTAGCCGTTGTGATCACATCTGTTTCAGGAATATCATATCGTTTCCGCCATTTACGCCGCACACTACCTAATAACGTTCCCGCTT
This is a stretch of genomic DNA from Loigolactobacillus coryniformis subsp. coryniformis KCTC 3167 = DSM 20001. It encodes these proteins:
- a CDS encoding L-rhamnose isomerase, with product MVKAETIDKAYEVAKERYAELGVDTDAAMKRLEQVPLSLHCWQGDDIHGFLNPEAELTGGIAVTGNYPGVARTPDELTSDLHEALSLIPGKHRVALHMIYAVAKDGKKKDFNDIRPEDFDYWIDWAKKEGIGLDNNGTFFSHPKVKDNMTVASPDKAIRDYWIEHGKLTREVSNYIGEKLGQTCYNNFWIPDGFKDNPIDKRTPRERLLAALDEIEAKPYDEKNTQDAFEGKLFGAPGIESYTVGSHLFYENYAVSRGHLWTIDAGHFHPTEDVSDKFASYFPFTKKDLFMHVSRPVRWDSDHTVIMDEALVRITRSLVRDNYLERTHLGLDFFDATINRVAAWVVGARATQKSLLQAMLEPIEQLKQAEYDADFTTRLIETEELKSMPFGAVWDKFCQDHGTPVGTDWMKNIQQYEKDVQMKRN
- the rhaM gene encoding L-rhamnose mutarotase — translated: MKRIAQVMYINPDSYDKYAKRHAEIWPEMQKALKDHGATNYSIYLNRANGQTLAYLEVPDVATYNAIAETDICKKWWHYMEPIMKTNPDESPVADDLEEVFHLD
- the rhaB gene encoding rhamnulokinase, whose translation is MNTYVAVDIGASSGRLILGTVNEGKLKLEEVHRFKNGFTTEDGHDCWQIDHLVQEILTGLEKIKARGINRVNLGIDTWAVDYVLVDEEGHKLHNPIAYRDARTNSAITNLTSALPKEYIYEKTGIQFQNFNTLYQLYTEDKEKLEETDKIMMIPDYLGYILTGNAVTEVTNASTTQMLNLRQGLFDKDLMSEVSVEADQFPHLVEAGTLLGSVRRKWRKRYDIPETDVITTATHDTASAVVGTPGFGDNWAFLSSGTWSLLGAELNTPENGLAAFRENYTNEWGAYGTYRFLKNIMGLWIIQKVKEELNDQYSFAELAALAEKETSFKLFIDVNDLRFQNPDNMIQELQTYAAETNQFVPKTPGELARAIYDNLSLYYADSVHKLSVIIGRPITTLNIVGGGSNVALMNQLTADLADVTVVAGPSEATAIGNIIVQMITSGEVKDVVAGRHLIADSFDLKTFTPQNDAYSGVLAKYQAFLASVK